Proteins encoded in a region of the Shumkonia mesophila genome:
- a CDS encoding type I polyketide synthase — MNSSRPPERSGDVLKKTFIALKKSQARVRELEMRQSEPIAVVGMACRLPGGANNPALLWDLLRRGHHASIPIPAERWAHERFYDPDADAPGQTHATHANFITMPIDAFDAPFFGISAKEAVGLDPQQRLLLEVGWEAMEDAGIDPAGLRGSRTGVYVGISSDDYSQAHRHSGHLDLIDGYALTGSCFAPAAGRLSYTFGLEGPSMAVDTACSSSLVAVHLACQGLRGGDADLALAAGVNLILSPVFHVASSKLGTISPDGLCKTFDSSADGYGRGEGCGMVVLRRLSEAQARGDRILAVIEGSAVNQDGKSNGLTAPNGLAQERVIREALERARLAPADIGYVEVHGTGTPLGDPIEVEAIGRVMQGQRAADDPVILSTVKPNIGHLEAAAGIAGLIRAVLCLNHEEIPAHLHLNNPNPRIPWGQYPFKVATERTPWPRSGKPRHVGISSFGFSGTNAHLILGEAPPPPTLGAERTGTQLLPLSARTAEALQALAQRWVDWLDAPSAALADACFTAGVGRSHFTHRLAATGTGAADISAALKAYLAGKGVRSLAVGAAPGSRPKVAFLFTGQGSQYVGMGRQLYHEQPVFRAAIEACDEALRQPLGRSLIDLLYGEDASEEELKQTGFAQPAIFAVEVGLARLWQSWGIEPDMVCGHSIGEYAAAHVAGILDLKDALALVAERGRLMQQLPAGGAMAAVFADEAAVAAMLAEVGPKGGGEIAVAAINTPRETVISGSAKAVADVIKRFEAKGVVAHPLRVSHAFHSPLMRPIVGAFEAQAQTRRFEAPQLPVISTVSGVKIADGAFTTASYWANQIESPVRFAAAAEALAAAGATIFLEIGPTAILTGLARQTLSAEGHHFLGSLQKPGEDDRRQLLQSLAVLYAQGADVDWAKVSEGLGAHKAVVPGYPFQRKSFYLSPIADAAVGGAAVATGQSHPYLGQRIQSAALPAGTVLYQAVFTAEQPAFLKDHQIFGRIISPAAAHLSMALSAAGGGRMLEDVAFTAPLVVADGQPRTVQLIVEEAGQPTYRLLSQEANEPASHWITHSTGRWARPSAEPPACVDWQRLRQACPGTMTPAAFYALIETLGYRTGPSFQCIREIHKGDNEACCRIEATHKVDDEAIHPGLIDSLLQTVLPACETSAAHMLTAESVLIPLHMGSVRVLGSLAQPLFTHTKVEVTRDLVKCVIVAYDSQGTALLEIRDFLLKQTDRSTLYQETRLDDRRLIHVLDWLPVALPAPAEGREESGWIVVSEGDGWGGALARALEEDGTEVLTQSPQSPSPKVLQVWLTRSKAKTVNLLFADHGRGNDPAADCEGVCARLLALVQAIGGLEGRERLKLWVLTRQAHSMVREDRAAGTPWHEGPALWGFGRAIATEFPEIWGGLIDVEDQPGPLAVAALRAAIAVPGGEDHLALRRGNQLFAQRLVAAQQVAAADKGSLRRLPKVTETEAYFLDKGQRRTLDDLVFRARPRRPPAPGEVEVAVQASAVNFRDVLNALGQYPGEAGLLGFEAVGTIAALGDGISDLALGDTVIVMGAGGCIASHLTVSRSLVALKPQCLSVAEAVTLPATFLTARYALTHLGHIKRGERVLIHAAAGGVGLAAVQMALAAGAEVFATVGSAEKREHVRAMGVVHILNSRTTDFAAEIRKLTGGKGVDIVLNSLSGEAIAASFSVLAENGRFLEMGKIGIWDEARVRALNPSWLYRPFDLGSVIDEDEALVTGMFRDLLAEMEAGTLRPLPQVIFPMAEAEEAFRFMAQARHIGKVVLTREDEHRRELTEAHGLVRPDGAYLVTGGLGALGLLVAEWLVSEGARHVILTGRRAPDAKARAAVDALTEKGAEVTVALGDVADAGDVARILGQAKVPMLGVVHAAGLLEDGMIADLDPGKFARVMAPKVKGAWNLHQATRSLNLDFFVLFSSVAAIIGNLGQANYAAANAFMDGLAAYRRKRGLAATSINWGPWAETGMAADQEIDRFSAQGIRALAPAQGLRVLRHVLRENLLQPTVADIDWPAYAQAHGIAGQAGLLAALLAATGKAGGEAAAAVAGRDIAEELRAVLPVERAALMRDYLQVLARQTLGYGDAEAIEIDQPLVEQGFDSLMSVDMRNRLNKSLGRALPASLLFDYPTLNKIARYLLDDVVQLGDAPAAAPVASAAASVLDEIDNLIGQRSEA, encoded by the coding sequence ATGAACAGCTCCCGGCCTCCCGAACGGTCTGGCGACGTGCTCAAAAAGACCTTCATCGCCCTGAAAAAGAGCCAGGCGCGCGTCCGCGAGCTGGAAATGCGTCAGAGCGAGCCGATCGCGGTCGTCGGCATGGCCTGCCGGTTGCCCGGCGGCGCCAACAATCCCGCCCTGCTGTGGGATCTTCTGAGGCGCGGCCATCACGCCTCCATTCCCATCCCGGCCGAACGCTGGGCGCACGAGCGTTTCTACGATCCCGACGCCGACGCGCCGGGGCAGACGCACGCGACGCACGCCAACTTCATTACCATGCCCATCGATGCCTTCGACGCCCCCTTCTTCGGGATCTCGGCCAAGGAGGCCGTCGGTCTCGACCCCCAGCAACGTCTGTTGCTGGAGGTGGGCTGGGAGGCCATGGAGGATGCGGGCATCGATCCCGCCGGCCTGCGGGGCAGCCGGACCGGCGTCTACGTCGGCATTTCCAGCGACGACTATTCCCAGGCCCATCGCCATTCGGGCCATCTGGATCTGATCGACGGCTACGCCCTGACCGGCAGCTGCTTTGCGCCGGCCGCCGGCCGGCTGTCCTACACCTTCGGTCTCGAAGGGCCGAGCATGGCGGTGGACACCGCCTGCTCGTCGTCGCTGGTGGCGGTCCACCTGGCGTGCCAGGGCCTGCGCGGCGGCGACGCCGACCTGGCCCTGGCGGCGGGGGTCAACCTCATCCTGTCGCCGGTTTTCCACGTCGCCTCCTCGAAGCTCGGCACCATCTCGCCTGACGGCCTGTGCAAGACCTTCGACAGTTCCGCCGACGGCTATGGACGCGGCGAGGGCTGCGGCATGGTGGTGCTCAGGCGCCTCAGCGAAGCGCAGGCGCGAGGCGACCGTATCCTGGCCGTGATCGAGGGCTCCGCCGTCAACCAGGACGGCAAGAGCAATGGCCTCACCGCCCCCAACGGACTGGCCCAGGAAAGGGTCATTCGCGAGGCCCTGGAACGGGCCCGTTTGGCCCCGGCCGACATCGGCTATGTCGAGGTTCATGGCACCGGAACGCCCCTGGGCGATCCGATCGAGGTCGAAGCCATTGGCCGCGTCATGCAGGGCCAGCGGGCCGCCGACGACCCGGTCATCCTAAGCACCGTCAAACCCAACATCGGCCACCTGGAGGCGGCGGCGGGCATCGCCGGGCTGATCCGGGCCGTCCTGTGCCTGAACCACGAGGAGATCCCGGCCCACCTGCACCTCAACAACCCCAATCCCCGGATCCCCTGGGGGCAGTATCCGTTCAAGGTGGCGACCGAACGCACGCCGTGGCCGCGTTCCGGCAAGCCCCGCCACGTGGGAATCAGTTCCTTCGGCTTCAGCGGCACCAACGCTCATCTCATCCTGGGCGAGGCCCCGCCGCCGCCGACCCTCGGCGCCGAACGGACCGGCACCCAGCTTCTGCCGCTTTCGGCCCGCACGGCCGAGGCTTTGCAGGCCCTGGCGCAGCGCTGGGTGGATTGGCTCGACGCGCCGTCGGCGGCTCTCGCCGACGCCTGCTTCACGGCCGGCGTCGGACGCAGCCACTTTACCCATCGCCTGGCCGCGACCGGCACCGGCGCGGCCGACATTTCGGCCGCGCTTAAGGCCTATCTGGCTGGCAAGGGCGTGCGTTCGCTGGCGGTCGGGGCGGCCCCCGGCTCGCGGCCCAAGGTCGCCTTCCTTTTCACCGGACAAGGGTCGCAATACGTCGGCATGGGCCGCCAGCTCTACCATGAGCAGCCGGTTTTCCGGGCCGCCATCGAGGCGTGCGACGAGGCCCTGCGCCAGCCGCTGGGGCGCTCGCTGATCGACCTCCTGTACGGCGAGGACGCCAGCGAGGAAGAACTGAAGCAGACCGGCTTCGCCCAGCCGGCGATCTTCGCCGTCGAGGTGGGCCTGGCCCGGCTCTGGCAATCGTGGGGCATCGAGCCCGACATGGTGTGCGGCCACAGCATCGGCGAATACGCCGCCGCCCATGTCGCCGGCATCCTGGACCTTAAAGACGCCTTGGCCCTGGTGGCCGAGCGCGGACGCCTGATGCAGCAGCTGCCTGCCGGCGGTGCCATGGCCGCCGTTTTCGCCGACGAGGCGGCGGTGGCCGCCATGCTTGCCGAGGTGGGCCCCAAGGGGGGCGGCGAGATCGCCGTTGCCGCCATCAACACGCCGCGCGAAACGGTGATTTCCGGCTCGGCAAAGGCCGTCGCCGATGTCATCAAGCGTTTCGAGGCCAAGGGGGTGGTTGCCCATCCGTTGCGGGTGTCCCACGCCTTCCATTCCCCATTGATGCGCCCCATTGTCGGCGCCTTCGAGGCGCAGGCGCAAACGCGGCGCTTCGAGGCACCCCAACTGCCGGTAATATCGACGGTCAGCGGGGTGAAGATTGCAGACGGCGCCTTCACCACCGCATCCTATTGGGCCAACCAGATCGAATCGCCGGTGCGCTTTGCGGCGGCGGCGGAGGCTTTGGCGGCCGCGGGGGCGACGATCTTCCTGGAGATCGGCCCGACCGCCATACTCACCGGCCTGGCGCGCCAGACCCTGTCCGCCGAGGGCCATCATTTCCTGGGCTCGCTGCAAAAGCCGGGAGAGGACGACCGGCGCCAGCTTTTGCAGAGCCTGGCCGTCCTCTATGCCCAGGGCGCCGACGTCGACTGGGCAAAGGTGTCCGAGGGCCTGGGGGCGCACAAGGCGGTCGTGCCGGGCTATCCGTTCCAGCGCAAGAGCTTCTACCTTTCCCCCATCGCCGATGCCGCCGTCGGCGGCGCCGCCGTGGCGACGGGACAGTCCCATCCCTACCTGGGGCAGCGGATCCAGTCCGCCGCGCTTCCCGCCGGCACCGTGCTCTACCAGGCCGTGTTCACCGCCGAGCAGCCGGCTTTCCTGAAAGACCATCAGATCTTCGGCAGGATCATCTCGCCCGCCGCCGCCCATCTCTCGATGGCTCTCTCGGCCGCCGGCGGGGGACGGATGCTGGAGGATGTGGCCTTCACGGCCCCCCTGGTGGTGGCCGACGGCCAGCCGCGCACGGTGCAATTGATCGTCGAAGAGGCCGGCCAGCCCACCTATCGGCTGTTGAGCCAGGAGGCGAACGAACCGGCCTCGCACTGGATTACCCACAGCACCGGCCGTTGGGCCCGCCCCTCGGCGGAGCCGCCGGCCTGCGTGGATTGGCAGCGCCTGCGCCAGGCGTGCCCCGGAACCATGACACCGGCCGCCTTCTATGCGCTGATCGAGACCCTGGGCTATCGTACCGGTCCCAGCTTCCAATGCATCCGCGAGATCCACAAGGGCGACAACGAGGCCTGCTGCCGCATCGAGGCGACCCACAAGGTCGACGACGAGGCCATCCATCCCGGCCTTATCGACAGCCTGCTGCAAACGGTCCTGCCGGCGTGCGAAACCTCCGCCGCCCACATGCTGACGGCGGAATCGGTGCTCATTCCCCTGCACATGGGATCGGTGCGGGTCCTGGGCAGCCTGGCCCAGCCGCTGTTCACGCACACCAAGGTCGAGGTGACCCGGGATTTGGTCAAGTGCGTGATCGTCGCCTACGATTCCCAGGGGACGGCACTGCTGGAAATCCGCGACTTCCTGTTGAAGCAGACCGACCGCAGCACGCTCTATCAGGAGACGCGGCTGGACGACCGCCGCCTGATCCATGTCCTGGATTGGCTGCCGGTGGCCCTGCCGGCGCCCGCCGAAGGGCGCGAGGAAAGCGGCTGGATCGTCGTTTCCGAAGGGGACGGCTGGGGGGGTGCGCTGGCCCGCGCCCTTGAGGAGGACGGAACCGAAGTCCTGACCCAGTCGCCGCAATCGCCGAGCCCCAAGGTGCTGCAAGTCTGGCTGACGCGGTCGAAAGCGAAGACCGTCAATCTGCTGTTCGCCGATCACGGCCGGGGGAACGATCCGGCGGCGGATTGCGAGGGCGTCTGCGCCCGTCTGCTGGCGCTGGTGCAGGCCATCGGCGGCCTGGAGGGACGGGAGCGCCTCAAGCTCTGGGTCCTGACCCGGCAGGCCCATTCGATGGTGCGGGAGGATCGTGCTGCGGGCACGCCGTGGCACGAAGGCCCGGCGCTGTGGGGTTTCGGCCGCGCCATCGCGACCGAGTTTCCCGAAATCTGGGGCGGGCTGATCGATGTCGAAGACCAGCCCGGCCCGCTTGCCGTGGCCGCCCTGCGGGCGGCGATCGCGGTGCCCGGGGGCGAGGATCATTTGGCCCTGCGTCGCGGCAACCAACTGTTCGCCCAACGCCTGGTCGCAGCGCAGCAGGTTGCTGCGGCCGACAAGGGAAGCTTGCGGCGTCTGCCCAAGGTGACCGAGACCGAGGCCTATTTCCTCGACAAGGGCCAGCGCCGGACGCTGGACGATCTGGTCTTCAGGGCCCGGCCGCGCAGACCGCCGGCCCCGGGAGAGGTCGAGGTCGCCGTTCAGGCATCGGCGGTGAATTTCCGCGACGTGCTGAATGCCTTGGGACAATATCCCGGCGAGGCCGGGCTGCTTGGCTTCGAGGCCGTGGGTACCATCGCGGCTTTGGGCGACGGCATCAGCGACCTGGCGTTGGGCGACACGGTGATCGTCATGGGCGCCGGCGGCTGCATCGCCAGCCACCTGACGGTTTCGCGAAGCCTGGTGGCGCTGAAGCCCCAGTGTCTCAGCGTGGCGGAGGCGGTGACGTTGCCGGCCACCTTCCTCACCGCCCGTTACGCCTTGACCCACCTCGGCCACATCAAGCGCGGCGAGCGCGTGCTGATCCACGCCGCTGCTGGCGGTGTCGGCCTGGCGGCGGTGCAGATGGCCTTGGCCGCCGGGGCCGAGGTCTTTGCCACCGTCGGCTCGGCCGAGAAGCGCGAGCACGTGAGGGCCATGGGCGTCGTCCATATCCTGAATTCGCGCACCACGGACTTCGCGGCGGAGATCCGCAAATTGACCGGCGGGAAGGGGGTCGACATCGTGCTCAACTCCCTGTCGGGGGAGGCCATCGCCGCCAGTTTCTCGGTGCTGGCCGAGAACGGCCGCTTTCTCGAAATGGGCAAGATCGGCATCTGGGACGAGGCGCGGGTGCGCGCGCTCAATCCGTCCTGGCTGTATCGCCCTTTCGATCTGGGAAGCGTGATCGATGAGGACGAGGCGCTCGTCACCGGCATGTTCCGTGACCTGCTGGCGGAAATGGAGGCCGGCACCCTCCGGCCTCTGCCCCAGGTCATCTTCCCCATGGCCGAGGCCGAGGAAGCCTTCCGCTTCATGGCCCAGGCCCGGCATATCGGCAAGGTGGTGCTGACCCGCGAGGACGAGCATCGCCGGGAACTGACGGAGGCCCACGGACTGGTGCGGCCCGATGGCGCCTACCTGGTTACCGGCGGATTGGGGGCTTTGGGGCTGCTGGTCGCCGAGTGGCTGGTGAGCGAAGGTGCGCGCCATGTCATCCTGACCGGCCGCCGGGCGCCGGATGCCAAGGCCCGGGCGGCGGTGGACGCACTGACCGAAAAGGGAGCCGAGGTCACCGTTGCCCTGGGCGACGTCGCCGATGCCGGCGACGTGGCGCGCATTCTGGGCCAGGCGAAGGTTCCGATGTTGGGCGTCGTTCATGCGGCAGGGTTGCTGGAGGACGGCATGATCGCCGATCTCGATCCCGGAAAATTCGCGCGGGTCATGGCGCCCAAGGTCAAGGGGGCGTGGAACCTGCACCAGGCCACCCGGTCGCTCAACCTCGACTTCTTCGTCCTCTTTTCCTCGGTGGCGGCGATCATCGGCAACCTGGGGCAGGCCAACTACGCCGCCGCGAATGCGTTCATGGATGGGTTGGCGGCCTATCGCCGCAAGCGGGGACTGGCTGCCACCAGCATCAATTGGGGCCCGTGGGCCGAGACCGGCATGGCGGCCGACCAGGAAATTGACCGCTTTTCCGCCCAAGGTATCCGCGCCTTGGCGCCGGCCCAGGGCCTGCGCGTTCTCAGGCACGTGCTGCGCGAAAACCTGCTTCAGCCCACTGTGGCGGACATCGATTGGCCCGCCTACGCCCAAGCCCACGGGATTGCCGGTCAGGCCGGACTGCTGGCCGCGCTCCTGGCCGCCACCGGTAAGGCCGGCGGCGAGGCCGCGGCCGCCGTCGCCGGCCGCGATATCGCCGAGGAACTGCGGGCCGTGCTGCCCGTCGAGCGCGCGGCCCTGATGCGGGACTACCTTCAGGTTCTGGCGCGGCAAACCCTGGGCTATGGCGACGCCGAAGCCATCGAGATCGACCAGCCGCTGGTCGAGCAGGGCTTCGACAGCCTGATGTCGGTGGACATGCGCAACCGCCTCAACAAAAGTCTCGGGCGTGCCCTGCCGGCGTCCCTGCTGTTCGACTATCCGACCCTGAACAAGATCGCCCGTTATCTCCTCGACGACGTGGTGCAACTGGGGGACGCCCCCGCGGCGGCCCCGGTTGCCTCGGCGGCGGCATCCGTGCTCGACGAGATCGACAACCTGATCGGACAGAGGAGCGAGGCGTGA